AAAAAAGGGTTGGCTGACGACCGTCCACACCGTCGATCGCGACAACGACCGCGGCAAGAACGGCTGGGAAGCCAAGTGGCAGAAACGCTACTGCGCCGGCCTGATGCTGCTGGACCTGCACGAACCTTGGAAGATCGTCGGCCTGAGCCGCCAGCCGCTGTTGGCCCCGGAAAACCAGTGGGAGCGAGACGGCTTCCGCAACGACGTCATCTTCCCCGGCGGCATGATCTTGGAGGACAGCGGCGAAGTGAAGATCTACTACGGCGCCGCCGACACGTACGAATGCCTGGCGACAGCGCACGTGGATGATCTGCTGAAGCTGTGCGAGCCGGTGGCGGGATAGCAGCGGCGACTTGCGAGTCCTTCGGTCGCGTCCCTATCGCCCGCCGCTGCGCCGTCTTTCAACCCGAGCGGAGCCTAAAGGCTTGCGGACAAAACCACAGCCCAGTGCGCTACATGTCATCCCGACTTTAGCGGTAGCGACCCGAGGGATCTCCCAAGGCCGCACCGTCCGTCATTCTAGATCCCTCAGGTCGGCAAGCCTCCCATCGGGATGACATTCCGTGCGGTGCCGAAACTCGAAATGCACCCTCACCTAGCCTCTCGCGGCGTACCGGGAGAGGGATCGGAACCAGCATTCATCACCGCATCGACCAACGTCTCCAACGGCTGGTCGCCGCTGATCCACGTCACGTTTGGGAAGCGCCTGATCCACTTCAATTGCCGCTTGGCTAACTGGCGCGTCGCGATCTTGATCTGCTCGATCGCGTCGGCGAGCGATGACTTACCGTTCAAATACGCGATCAACTCTGCATACCCGGTCGCCTCGGCGGCCGTTGGGGAAAGCTGGCCGTAGGTTCTCAGCAGTTCGCGCGTCTCATCGACCCAGCCGGCGTCGATCATCTGCTTTACCCGCGCGTTGATCCGGCGGTTCAGCGCCTCGCGGTCCCAGTTCAACCCGATCCATTTCGCTGGATGGCGTTGCTCGGCCGAGGCCCAGTCGGTCTGGAAAGATGAGATCGGCTGGCCCGTTAGCTCGTAGACCTCCAGCGCGCGAATCGTCCGCCGACTGTCGTTGCGGTGGATGCGGGCGGCGGCGATGGGGTCGACGGTCGCAAGCCGGGCGTGCAGTTCTTCCGGCGGTTGTGCCCTTAGCCGATCCCGGAGTTCCGCGTCGGCGGCTGGACCGTCGAACAGACCCTCGAACAGGGCTTTGTAATACAGCGGAGTGCCACCCGTAGCGATGATCGGCGTCTGCCCCGCGGCCGACAGCGTCGCGTCCGCAAGCTCGACGAACCGGGCGACCGTGAACGGCTCGTTCGGCGCCACGAGGTCAATCAGATGATGCCGCACCGCCGTCTGCTCGGCCATGGTTGGTTTGGCCGTGCCGATGTCCATGCCGCGGTAGACCTGCATCGAATCGACGCTGAGGATCTCCCCGCCCACGCGGCGCGCGATCTCCATCGCGACGGCCGACTTGCCCGACGCCGTCGCCCCCAGAATGACCAATGTGTTCGGTGTAGATGCCATGATGGCAACGACTGCAAAAATGGCAGAAAACGATCGGACCGTGCCCCGCAGACCCGTTTCGCAACCTATGACTGATCAGCCATTTACGGCACGCGTGCTCGACGCGCCTTTGGCACGACCTTTGTTTTATCCCCTCTCGTCGCGGCAAGACTACTGGAAGCCGTGGATCTAAGAAAGGAGATATGCTATGGCACTGCCCACTCGAGTGAACCGTATGGCAACCATCGATCCGGTGGAAGCGATGCAGCGTGAGTTTGACACCGTGCTCGGTCGGTTCTTCCCGGCCGGCAATGGTAACGGTAACCGCCTGGCGCCCTATGGCGTGGACGTCCGCGAAGATGGCGATCACATCTACGTCGAGGCGGAACTGCCCGGGTTCAAGAAGGATGACGTCGACATCACCTTGGAGAATCAGACCCTCACCATCGCGGCCGAGCGTCGGGAATCGAACGGTGAGGAAAAGAAGGGCGAACTGCTGCTGAACGAGCGCCGCTATACCCGCTTCCTCCGCAGCTTCACCCTGCCACCCACCGTGGACGAGCAGACGGTGAACGCCAGGCTGAGCGACGGCGTGCTCACGATTACGCTCAACAAGCGCGAAGAGAGCAAGCCGCGGAAGATCACGGTCGCCTAAGCGACGGGGTTCCTCTGTCCCTGCTACCGAACGGCGGCGCGCGACAGCGCGCCGCCGTCCTTTTCTGTCGATGTCGGCTGACCTAGTCCGCCTTCACGCGTTGCAGGAATTCGGCCTCGTCGATCACCTCGATGCCCAGCTCCTGCGCTTTGGTCAGTTTGCTGCCCGCATCGTCACCAGCCAGCACAAAGCTGGTCTTCTTGCTCACGCTGCCGCTGGCCTTGCCACCGTTCTTGATCACGAGCGCTTCCGCCTCATCGCGCTTCAGCGTCGGCAGCGTGCCGGTGATGACGACGGTCTTGCCCGCCAGTGGCAGGCCGGCGAGCGCTTCGGGCTTCACGACCGCCTGCTTCGGATCGACCCCCACCGCCTGCAGCGCCGCAACGGCCGCTTGACCGGCGCTGTTGTGGAAGAAGTCGTGGACGCTCTCAGAGGTGATTCG
Above is a window of Tepidisphaeraceae bacterium DNA encoding:
- a CDS encoding Hsp20/alpha crystallin family protein, translated to MALPTRVNRMATIDPVEAMQREFDTVLGRFFPAGNGNGNRLAPYGVDVREDGDHIYVEAELPGFKKDDVDITLENQTLTIAAERRESNGEEKKGELLLNERRYTRFLRSFTLPPTVDEQTVNARLSDGVLTITLNKREESKPRKITVA
- the miaA gene encoding tRNA (adenosine(37)-N6)-dimethylallyltransferase MiaA, with the translated sequence MASTPNTLVILGATASGKSAVAMEIARRVGGEILSVDSMQVYRGMDIGTAKPTMAEQTAVRHHLIDLVAPNEPFTVARFVELADATLSAAGQTPIIATGGTPLYYKALFEGLFDGPAADAELRDRLRAQPPEELHARLATVDPIAAARIHRNDSRRTIRALEVYELTGQPISSFQTDWASAEQRHPAKWIGLNWDREALNRRINARVKQMIDAGWVDETRELLRTYGQLSPTAAEATGYAELIAYLNGKSSLADAIEQIKIATRQLAKRQLKWIRRFPNVTWISGDQPLETLVDAVMNAGSDPSPGTPREAR